A window of the Gossypium hirsutum isolate 1008001.06 chromosome A05, Gossypium_hirsutum_v2.1, whole genome shotgun sequence genome harbors these coding sequences:
- the LOC107960381 gene encoding tetratricopeptide repeat protein 33 isoform X1, which yields MKLTWNKNNNNNNKRSREAIASYPNLPFDQQDPSHDDMQLQNQEHAHSQHQDKPSADALDSDFKQLAQSFQAQGNKLAEDGKYREALGKWETALNLMPENAVLLEQKAQVLLELGDAWSALKAATRATELEPSWAEAWITLGRSQLNFGEPDSAIESFGRALAIKPDSVEAQDDRKTASHLIKKRKQLHSSGLSTDKNRYMVGDSTESS from the exons ATGAAGCTAACGTGGAAcaagaacaacaacaacaacaacaagcgGTCCAGGGAAGCTATTGCAAGCTACCCTAATCTTCCCTTTGATCAACAAGATCCCTCGCATGATGATATGCAGTTGCAGAATCAAGAACACGCCCATTCTCAACATCAAGACAAACCCTCTGCTGATGCTTTGGATTCtgactttaaacaacttgcccaATCCTTCCAAGCCCAAGGCAACAAGCTTGCTGag GATGGGAAGTACCGGGAAGCACTTGGGAAGTGGGAGACAGCACTTAATTTGATGCCTGAAAATGCAGTTTTGCTTGAACAGAAGGCACAAGTTCTACTCGAACTAGGGGATGCATGGAGTGCATTGAAGGCAGCCACTC GAGCCACTGAATTGGAACCATCATGGGCTGAG GCATGGATTACTCTTGGTAGATCACAATTAAACTTCGGAGAGCCCGATAGTGCCATTGAGAGTTTTGGCAGGGCATTAGCTATCAAG CCTGATTCTGTGGAGGCACAAGACGACAGGAAAACTGCATCGCATCttataaagaaaagaaagcagCTTCATTCTTCAGGCCTGAGTACTGATAAAAACCGTTATATGGTAGGTGATAGTACCGAGTCTTCTTGA
- the LOC107960383 gene encoding PHD finger protein EHD3 isoform X2, translating into MHQFLSGDEGGIRRCIQDALVFHQENDCNVTVKDSDTCHEDKQNCSPQAGQIPNGNQHTAEELEGVISNGSYKELNPKTTTERCQRVFFDVIISEKFTSLCKLLLKNFQGIKLDNLFHLSLINSRMKEGEYEQSPMLFTSDIQEVWRKLQGLGSEIISLAKSLSNITSASCSEQVGCSVGSAEKEKHEFCTRESETLAKPEQIEACGVFKVCTCRYCGEKADGKDCFVCDSCEEMYHVACIEPAVKMIPRKSWYCASCTSNGMGSPHENCVICNRLNAPRTLNSNVADENYNEHFETFTELEENSNCSVGNRLQLSLGSKTRHVCKICGGNFVKGEKLRSCEHPYCPNKYYHVRCLTMKQLKTYCSRWYCPSCLCRACLADKDDDKIVLCDGCDAAYHIYCMKPPRTSIPSGKWFCRKCDAGIQRIQRAKRAYESKLKMKGIGGKMAYGNLELSRNQGEKEESDRSRGGMDMLLSAASTLHFEEKLNATRKKS; encoded by the exons ATGCATCAGTTTTTAAGTGGTGATGAAGGTGGTATACGACGTTGCATTCAAGATGCACTTGTATTTCATCAAGAAAATGATTGTAATGTGACAGTTAAG GATTCTGATACTTGTCATGAAGATAAACAGAACTGCTCTCCACAAGCCGGGCAGATTCCTAATGGAAATCAGCATACTGCTGAGGAGCTGGAGGGTGTTATATCTAATGGGTCTTATAAGGAATTAAATCCTAAAACTACCACTGAGAGGTGTCAACGTGTTTTCTTTGATGTTATAATTTCAGAAAAGTTCACATCTTTGTGTAAGCTTCTGTTAAAGAATTTCCAAGGGATTAAGCTTGACAATCTTTTTCACTTAAGTCTAATAAACTCAAGGATGAAAGAGGGAGAGTATGAGCAATCACCTATGCTTTTCACATCAGATATTCAGGAG GTATGGAGAAAACTTCAAGGACTTGGATCAGAAATTATATCCCTTGCGAAGAGCCTTTCAAACATTACAAGTGCTTCCTGTAGTGAACAA GTTGGATGTTCTGTTGGCAGTGCTGAAAAGGAGAAACATGAG TTCTGTACTCGGGAATCAGAAACTCTTGCTAAACCGGAGCAAATTGAAGCTTGTGGTGTCTTTAAAGTTTGCACTTGCAGGTATTGTGGGGAGAAAGCAGATGGAAAGGATTGTTTTGTGTGTGATTCATGTGAGGAAATGTACCATGTTGCCTGTATTGAGCCTGCTGTGAAAATGATTCCTCGAAAAAGTTGGTATTGTGCCAGCTGCACCAGTAATGGAATGGGGTCTCCACATGAGAACTGTGTGATATGTAACAGACTGAATGCCCCACGGACTCTCAACAGCAATGTTGCTGATGAAAATTATAATGAACATTTTGAAACATTTACTGAATTGGAAGAAAATTCAAACTGTAGTGTTGGTAATAGGCTTCAGTTATCACTGGGGAGCAAAACCCGGCATGTTTGCAAAATTTGTGGAGGTAATTTTGTCAAAGGTGAGAAGTTAAGGAGTTGCGAGCATCCTTACTGCCCCAATAAATATTACCATGTTAGGTGCCTGACAATGAAGCAGTTAAAAACATATTGTTCTCGCTGGTACTGCCCTTCTTGTCTGTGTAGAGCTTGCCTTGCTGACAAAGATGATGATAAGATTGTTTTATGTGATGGCTGTGATGCTGCATACCACATTTATTGCATGAAACCACCAAGAACTTCAATCCCAAGCGGAAAATGGTTTTGTAGAAAATGTGATGCTGGGATCCAGCGAATACAGAGAGCTAAAAGAGCATATGAAAGTAAGCTGAAAATGAAGGGCATAGGAGGTAAAATGGCATATGGTAATCTGGAATTGAGCCGGAATCAGGGAGAGAAAGAGGAATCTGATAGAAGTAGAGGTGGAATGGACATGCTTCTATCTGCTGCCAGTACTCTACACTTTGAGGAGAAGTTGAATGCAACTCGCAAGAAGAGTTAG
- the LOC107960381 gene encoding tetratricopeptide repeat protein 33 isoform X2, with product MKLTWNKNNNNNNKRSREAIASYPNLPFDQQDPSHDDMQLQNQEHAHSQHQDKPSADALDSDFKQLAQSFQAQGNKLAEDGKYREALGKWETALNLMPENAVLLEQKAQVLLELGDAWSALKAATRATELEPSWAEPDSVEAQDDRKTASHLIKKRKQLHSSGLSTDKNRYMVGDSTESS from the exons ATGAAGCTAACGTGGAAcaagaacaacaacaacaacaacaagcgGTCCAGGGAAGCTATTGCAAGCTACCCTAATCTTCCCTTTGATCAACAAGATCCCTCGCATGATGATATGCAGTTGCAGAATCAAGAACACGCCCATTCTCAACATCAAGACAAACCCTCTGCTGATGCTTTGGATTCtgactttaaacaacttgcccaATCCTTCCAAGCCCAAGGCAACAAGCTTGCTGag GATGGGAAGTACCGGGAAGCACTTGGGAAGTGGGAGACAGCACTTAATTTGATGCCTGAAAATGCAGTTTTGCTTGAACAGAAGGCACAAGTTCTACTCGAACTAGGGGATGCATGGAGTGCATTGAAGGCAGCCACTC GAGCCACTGAATTGGAACCATCATGGGCTGAG CCTGATTCTGTGGAGGCACAAGACGACAGGAAAACTGCATCGCATCttataaagaaaagaaagcagCTTCATTCTTCAGGCCTGAGTACTGATAAAAACCGTTATATGGTAGGTGATAGTACCGAGTCTTCTTGA
- the LOC107960385 gene encoding PHD finger protein EHD3 isoform X2: protein MGAEEGTRNGEGAEIGEEIKCFKSEPVNNGFGSLFVNDSGDGSSGASESLRTYKRRRQLRSTSNIEVQDGGRASTDQVTLPFTDHCASLNDSNYCLQRKWRNVVLENMHQFLSGDEGGIQRCIQDALLFHQENDCNVTVKDSDTCHEDKQNCSPQSGQIPNGTQHTAEKLQGVISNGSYKELNPQTTTERCQRVFFDVIISEKFTSLCKLLLENFQGIKLDNLFHLSLINSRMKDGEYERSPMLFASDIQEVWRKLQVLGSEIISLAKSLSNITSASCSEQVGCSGGIAEKEEHEFCTRESEILAKREQIEACGVFKVCTCRFCGEKADGKDCLVCDSCEEMYHVACIEPAVKVIPPKSWYCARCTSNGMGSPHENCVICDRLNAPRTLNSNVADENYNEHFETFTELEENSNCSVGSWLQLSPGSKTRLVCKICGGNFVKGEKLRSCEHPYCPNKYYHFRCLTMKQLKTYCSRWYCPSCLCRACLADKDDDKIVLCDGCDAAYHIYCMKPPRTSIPSGKWFCRKCDAGIQRIHRAKRAYESKLKMKGIGGKMAYGNLELSPNQGEKEESDKSRGGMDMLLSAASTLHFVEKLNANGKKS, encoded by the exons ATGGGTGCTGAGGAGGGGACAAGAAACGGTGAAGGAGCAGAGATTGGGGAGGAGATTAAGTGCTTCAAGAGTGAACCAGTGAATAATGGGTTTGGGTCTTTATTTGTAAACGATTCTGGTGATGGGAGCTCAGGAGCAAGTGAGAGTTTGCGAACATATAAGAGACGGAGACAGTTAAGGTCAACTTCAAATATCGAAGTGCAAGATGGTGGGAGAGCTTCTACAGACCAG GTCACTCTTCCTTTTACAGATCATTGTGCTTCTTTAAATGATTCCAATTATTGTCTACAAAGGAAGTGGAGAAATGTTGTTTTGGAGAACATGCATCAGTTTTTAAGTGGTGATGAAGGTGGTATACAACGTTGCATTCAAGATGCACTTTTATTTCATCAAGAAAATGATTGTAATGTGACAGTTAAG GATTCTGATACTTGTCATGAAGATAAACAGAACTGCTCTCCACAATCCGGGCAGATTCCTAATGGAACTCAGCATACTGCTGAGAAGCTGCAGGGTGTTATATCTAATGGGTCTTATAAGGAATTAAATCCTCAAACTACCACTGAGAGGTGTCAACGTGTTTTTTTTGATGTTATAATTTCAGAAAAGTTCACATCTTTGTGTAAGCTTCTGTTAGAGAATTTCCAAGGGATTAAGCTTGACAATCTTTTTCACTTAAGTCTAATAAACTCAAGGATGAAAGACGGAGAGTACGAGAGATCACCTATGCTTTTTGCTTCAGATATTCAGGAG GTATGGAGAAAACTTCAAGTACTAGGATCAGAAATTATATCCCTTGCGAAGAGCCTTTCAAACATCACAAGCGCTTCCTGTAGTGAACAA GTTGGATGTTCTGGTGGCATTGCTGAAAAGGAGGAACATGAG TTCTGTACTCGGGAATCAGAAATTCTTGCTAAACGGGAGCAAATTGAAGCATGTGGTGTCTTTAAAGTTTGCACTTGCAGGTTTTGTGGGGAGAAAGCAGATGGGAAGGACTGTTTAGTATGTGATTCATGTGAGGAAATGTACCATGTTGCCTGTATTGAGCCTGCTGTGAAAGTGATTCCTCCAAAAAGTTGGTATTGTGCCAGATGCACCAGTAATGGAATGGGATCTCCACATGAGAACTGTGTGATATGTGACAGACTGAATGCCCCACGGACTCTCAACAGCAATGTTGCTGATGAAAATTATAATGAACATTTTGAAACATTTACTGAATTGGAAGAAAATTCAAACTGTAGTGTTGGTAGTTGGCTTCAGTTATCACCAGGGAGCAAAACCCGGCTTGTTTGCAAAATTTGTggaggtaattttgtaaaaggtGAGAAGTTAAGGAGTTGCGAGCATCCTTACTGCCCCAATAAATATTACCATTTTAGGTGCCTGACAATGAAGCAGTTAAAAACATATTGTTCTCGCTGGTACTGCCCTTCTTGTCTGTGTAGAGCTTGCCTTGCTGACAAAGATGATGATAAGATTGTTTTATGTGATGGCTGTGATGCTGCATACCACATTTATTGCATGAAACCACCACGAACTTCAATCCCAAGCGGAAAATGGTTTTGTAGAAAATGTGATGCTGGGATCCAGCGAATACATAGAGCTAAAAGAGCATATGAAAGTAAGCTGAAAATGAAGGGCATAGGAGGTAAAATGGCATATGGTAATCTGGAATTGAGCCCGAATCAGGGAGAGAAAGAGGAATCTGATAAAAGTAGAGGTGGAATGGACATGCTTCTATCTGCTGCCAGTACTCTACACTTTGTGGAGAAGTTGAATGCGAATGGCAAGAAGAGTTAG
- the LOC107960385 gene encoding PHD finger protein EHD3 isoform X1, translating into MGAEEGTRNGEGAEIGEEIKCFKSEPVNNGFGSLFVNDSGDGSSGASESLRTYKRRRQLRSTSNIEVQDGGRASTDQMESSAWRLSYEYEQKVTLPFTDHCASLNDSNYCLQRKWRNVVLENMHQFLSGDEGGIQRCIQDALLFHQENDCNVTVKDSDTCHEDKQNCSPQSGQIPNGTQHTAEKLQGVISNGSYKELNPQTTTERCQRVFFDVIISEKFTSLCKLLLENFQGIKLDNLFHLSLINSRMKDGEYERSPMLFASDIQEVWRKLQVLGSEIISLAKSLSNITSASCSEQVGCSGGIAEKEEHEFCTRESEILAKREQIEACGVFKVCTCRFCGEKADGKDCLVCDSCEEMYHVACIEPAVKVIPPKSWYCARCTSNGMGSPHENCVICDRLNAPRTLNSNVADENYNEHFETFTELEENSNCSVGSWLQLSPGSKTRLVCKICGGNFVKGEKLRSCEHPYCPNKYYHFRCLTMKQLKTYCSRWYCPSCLCRACLADKDDDKIVLCDGCDAAYHIYCMKPPRTSIPSGKWFCRKCDAGIQRIHRAKRAYESKLKMKGIGGKMAYGNLELSPNQGEKEESDKSRGGMDMLLSAASTLHFVEKLNANGKKS; encoded by the exons ATGGGTGCTGAGGAGGGGACAAGAAACGGTGAAGGAGCAGAGATTGGGGAGGAGATTAAGTGCTTCAAGAGTGAACCAGTGAATAATGGGTTTGGGTCTTTATTTGTAAACGATTCTGGTGATGGGAGCTCAGGAGCAAGTGAGAGTTTGCGAACATATAAGAGACGGAGACAGTTAAGGTCAACTTCAAATATCGAAGTGCAAGATGGTGGGAGAGCTTCTACAGACCAG ATGGAAAGCTCTGCCTGGAGACTATCCTATGAGTATGAGCAGAAG GTCACTCTTCCTTTTACAGATCATTGTGCTTCTTTAAATGATTCCAATTATTGTCTACAAAGGAAGTGGAGAAATGTTGTTTTGGAGAACATGCATCAGTTTTTAAGTGGTGATGAAGGTGGTATACAACGTTGCATTCAAGATGCACTTTTATTTCATCAAGAAAATGATTGTAATGTGACAGTTAAG GATTCTGATACTTGTCATGAAGATAAACAGAACTGCTCTCCACAATCCGGGCAGATTCCTAATGGAACTCAGCATACTGCTGAGAAGCTGCAGGGTGTTATATCTAATGGGTCTTATAAGGAATTAAATCCTCAAACTACCACTGAGAGGTGTCAACGTGTTTTTTTTGATGTTATAATTTCAGAAAAGTTCACATCTTTGTGTAAGCTTCTGTTAGAGAATTTCCAAGGGATTAAGCTTGACAATCTTTTTCACTTAAGTCTAATAAACTCAAGGATGAAAGACGGAGAGTACGAGAGATCACCTATGCTTTTTGCTTCAGATATTCAGGAG GTATGGAGAAAACTTCAAGTACTAGGATCAGAAATTATATCCCTTGCGAAGAGCCTTTCAAACATCACAAGCGCTTCCTGTAGTGAACAA GTTGGATGTTCTGGTGGCATTGCTGAAAAGGAGGAACATGAG TTCTGTACTCGGGAATCAGAAATTCTTGCTAAACGGGAGCAAATTGAAGCATGTGGTGTCTTTAAAGTTTGCACTTGCAGGTTTTGTGGGGAGAAAGCAGATGGGAAGGACTGTTTAGTATGTGATTCATGTGAGGAAATGTACCATGTTGCCTGTATTGAGCCTGCTGTGAAAGTGATTCCTCCAAAAAGTTGGTATTGTGCCAGATGCACCAGTAATGGAATGGGATCTCCACATGAGAACTGTGTGATATGTGACAGACTGAATGCCCCACGGACTCTCAACAGCAATGTTGCTGATGAAAATTATAATGAACATTTTGAAACATTTACTGAATTGGAAGAAAATTCAAACTGTAGTGTTGGTAGTTGGCTTCAGTTATCACCAGGGAGCAAAACCCGGCTTGTTTGCAAAATTTGTggaggtaattttgtaaaaggtGAGAAGTTAAGGAGTTGCGAGCATCCTTACTGCCCCAATAAATATTACCATTTTAGGTGCCTGACAATGAAGCAGTTAAAAACATATTGTTCTCGCTGGTACTGCCCTTCTTGTCTGTGTAGAGCTTGCCTTGCTGACAAAGATGATGATAAGATTGTTTTATGTGATGGCTGTGATGCTGCATACCACATTTATTGCATGAAACCACCACGAACTTCAATCCCAAGCGGAAAATGGTTTTGTAGAAAATGTGATGCTGGGATCCAGCGAATACATAGAGCTAAAAGAGCATATGAAAGTAAGCTGAAAATGAAGGGCATAGGAGGTAAAATGGCATATGGTAATCTGGAATTGAGCCCGAATCAGGGAGAGAAAGAGGAATCTGATAAAAGTAGAGGTGGAATGGACATGCTTCTATCTGCTGCCAGTACTCTACACTTTGTGGAGAAGTTGAATGCGAATGGCAAGAAGAGTTAG
- the LOC107960383 gene encoding PHD finger protein EHD3 isoform X1: MGVEEGTINSEGAEIGEEIKCFKIEPVNNGFGSEFANDSGDGSSGASESLRTYKRRRQLRSSSNTEVQDGGKASIDQVTLPFTDHCASLNDSNYRLQRKWRNVVLENMHQFLSGDEGGIRRCIQDALVFHQENDCNVTVKDSDTCHEDKQNCSPQAGQIPNGNQHTAEELEGVISNGSYKELNPKTTTERCQRVFFDVIISEKFTSLCKLLLKNFQGIKLDNLFHLSLINSRMKEGEYEQSPMLFTSDIQEVWRKLQGLGSEIISLAKSLSNITSASCSEQVGCSVGSAEKEKHEFCTRESETLAKPEQIEACGVFKVCTCRYCGEKADGKDCFVCDSCEEMYHVACIEPAVKMIPRKSWYCASCTSNGMGSPHENCVICNRLNAPRTLNSNVADENYNEHFETFTELEENSNCSVGNRLQLSLGSKTRHVCKICGGNFVKGEKLRSCEHPYCPNKYYHVRCLTMKQLKTYCSRWYCPSCLCRACLADKDDDKIVLCDGCDAAYHIYCMKPPRTSIPSGKWFCRKCDAGIQRIQRAKRAYESKLKMKGIGGKMAYGNLELSRNQGEKEESDRSRGGMDMLLSAASTLHFEEKLNATRKKS, encoded by the exons ATGGGTGTTGAAGAGGGGACAATCAACAGTGAAGGAGCAGAGATTGGGGAGGAGATTAAGTGCTTCAAGATTGAACCAGTGAATAATGGTTTTGGTTCTGAATTTGCAAATGATTCTGGTGATGGGAGTTCTGGGGCAAGTGAGAGTTTACGAACATATAAGAGGCGGAGACAGTTAAGGTCAAGTTCAAATACTGAAGTGCAAGATGGTGGGAAAGCTTCTATAGACCAG GTCACTCTTCCTTTTACAGATCATTGTGCTTCTTTAAATGATTCCAATTATCGTCTACAAAGGAAGTGGAGAAATGTTGTATTGGAGAACATGCATCAGTTTTTAAGTGGTGATGAAGGTGGTATACGACGTTGCATTCAAGATGCACTTGTATTTCATCAAGAAAATGATTGTAATGTGACAGTTAAG GATTCTGATACTTGTCATGAAGATAAACAGAACTGCTCTCCACAAGCCGGGCAGATTCCTAATGGAAATCAGCATACTGCTGAGGAGCTGGAGGGTGTTATATCTAATGGGTCTTATAAGGAATTAAATCCTAAAACTACCACTGAGAGGTGTCAACGTGTTTTCTTTGATGTTATAATTTCAGAAAAGTTCACATCTTTGTGTAAGCTTCTGTTAAAGAATTTCCAAGGGATTAAGCTTGACAATCTTTTTCACTTAAGTCTAATAAACTCAAGGATGAAAGAGGGAGAGTATGAGCAATCACCTATGCTTTTCACATCAGATATTCAGGAG GTATGGAGAAAACTTCAAGGACTTGGATCAGAAATTATATCCCTTGCGAAGAGCCTTTCAAACATTACAAGTGCTTCCTGTAGTGAACAA GTTGGATGTTCTGTTGGCAGTGCTGAAAAGGAGAAACATGAG TTCTGTACTCGGGAATCAGAAACTCTTGCTAAACCGGAGCAAATTGAAGCTTGTGGTGTCTTTAAAGTTTGCACTTGCAGGTATTGTGGGGAGAAAGCAGATGGAAAGGATTGTTTTGTGTGTGATTCATGTGAGGAAATGTACCATGTTGCCTGTATTGAGCCTGCTGTGAAAATGATTCCTCGAAAAAGTTGGTATTGTGCCAGCTGCACCAGTAATGGAATGGGGTCTCCACATGAGAACTGTGTGATATGTAACAGACTGAATGCCCCACGGACTCTCAACAGCAATGTTGCTGATGAAAATTATAATGAACATTTTGAAACATTTACTGAATTGGAAGAAAATTCAAACTGTAGTGTTGGTAATAGGCTTCAGTTATCACTGGGGAGCAAAACCCGGCATGTTTGCAAAATTTGTGGAGGTAATTTTGTCAAAGGTGAGAAGTTAAGGAGTTGCGAGCATCCTTACTGCCCCAATAAATATTACCATGTTAGGTGCCTGACAATGAAGCAGTTAAAAACATATTGTTCTCGCTGGTACTGCCCTTCTTGTCTGTGTAGAGCTTGCCTTGCTGACAAAGATGATGATAAGATTGTTTTATGTGATGGCTGTGATGCTGCATACCACATTTATTGCATGAAACCACCAAGAACTTCAATCCCAAGCGGAAAATGGTTTTGTAGAAAATGTGATGCTGGGATCCAGCGAATACAGAGAGCTAAAAGAGCATATGAAAGTAAGCTGAAAATGAAGGGCATAGGAGGTAAAATGGCATATGGTAATCTGGAATTGAGCCGGAATCAGGGAGAGAAAGAGGAATCTGATAGAAGTAGAGGTGGAATGGACATGCTTCTATCTGCTGCCAGTACTCTACACTTTGAGGAGAAGTTGAATGCAACTCGCAAGAAGAGTTAG